A stretch of the TM7 phylum sp. oral taxon 349 genome encodes the following:
- a CDS encoding DNA recombination protein RmuC, with amino-acid sequence MELILIVLPIIVIVGLACGLIILAQKINKLTQQSAVELVKSDVVELSRSIAALQQTMGDKLERSQLATQQSVQKQLSESAKLVADVTQRLTKLDETNKRVVDVATDLKTLQNVLQNPKQRGVFGEYYLSSVLENVLAPGQYQTQYKFKDGEIVDAVILLDKGRILPIDSKFSLENYNRMINASSKEREQLLTKVKADLKGRIDETSKYIRPGERTMDFAFMFIPSESLYYDLLINNVGSGGSSRDLIEYAFRDKHVIIVSPTSFMAYLQTVLQGLRSLQIEEQAKDIQVRVGKLGQHIAKYDEYMNKLGNSLGTTVNHYNNAYKEFGKVDKDVVKITGRDTAVEPLLIDRPSVRD; translated from the coding sequence ATGGAACTTATTCTTATTGTTTTGCCTATCATTGTCATTGTCGGCTTGGCGTGCGGCTTAATAATTCTGGCGCAAAAGATTAACAAACTCACGCAGCAAAGTGCGGTTGAATTAGTAAAGAGCGATGTCGTGGAGCTGTCGCGGTCAATTGCGGCGCTGCAGCAGACCATGGGCGACAAGCTAGAGCGTTCGCAGCTCGCAACGCAGCAATCGGTGCAAAAGCAGCTGAGTGAAAGCGCGAAATTAGTCGCAGACGTCACGCAGCGCCTGACGAAATTAGACGAAACAAACAAGCGCGTCGTCGATGTGGCGACTGATTTGAAGACGCTGCAGAATGTTTTGCAAAATCCAAAGCAGCGCGGCGTATTTGGCGAATATTATTTATCAAGCGTGCTCGAAAATGTGCTTGCGCCCGGGCAGTATCAGACGCAGTATAAGTTTAAGGACGGCGAAATTGTTGACGCAGTGATTTTGCTTGACAAAGGGCGGATTTTGCCGATTGACAGCAAGTTTAGTTTGGAAAATTACAACCGTATGATTAACGCCAGCAGCAAAGAGCGCGAACAATTACTTACGAAAGTAAAGGCCGATTTGAAAGGGCGCATTGACGAAACGAGCAAATATATCCGCCCGGGCGAGCGTACGATGGATTTTGCGTTTATGTTCATCCCGAGCGAATCGCTGTATTATGATTTGTTGATTAATAACGTCGGTAGTGGCGGCAGCTCGCGTGATTTGATTGAATACGCGTTTCGCGATAAGCATGTTATCATTGTTAGCCCGACGAGTTTCATGGCATATTTGCAAACAGTATTGCAGGGTTTGCGCAGTTTGCAAATTGAAGAGCAGGCAAAGGATATTCAAGTGCGTGTCGGTAAATTAGGACAGCATATTGCGAAGTACGACGAGTATATGAATAAGCTCGGCAACTCGCTTGGTACGACGGTGAATCATTACAACAATGCATATAAAGAATTCGGCAAAGTCGATAAGGATGTCGTGAAGATTACCGGACGCGACACGGCGGTTGAGCCGCTGTTGATTGATCGCCCGAGTGTGCGTGATTGA